A region of Lacinutrix sp. Hel_I_90 DNA encodes the following proteins:
- the gmk gene encoding guanylate kinase, producing the protein MKQGKLIVFSAPSGSGKTTIVRHLLNQEDLNLAFSISATSREKRGQESHAEDYYFMSAQEFKQHIKDEDFLEWEEVYRDNFYGTLKTEVERLWALGKNVIFDIDVSGGLRIKRKFPEQTLSIFVKPPSIDELKIRLKKRKTESDDKINMRVAKASAELATAPLFDVIIENDNLEKALKEAEAVVGHFIITEIKK; encoded by the coding sequence ATGAAACAAGGTAAACTTATTGTATTCTCTGCTCCATCAGGATCTGGAAAAACAACCATTGTAAGACATTTACTAAATCAAGAAGACTTAAACCTTGCGTTTTCAATCTCTGCTACATCCAGAGAAAAACGTGGGCAAGAAAGCCACGCGGAAGACTATTATTTTATGTCTGCCCAGGAATTTAAGCAGCACATAAAAGATGAAGACTTTCTTGAATGGGAAGAAGTTTACAGAGACAATTTTTATGGAACTCTTAAAACTGAGGTAGAGCGCCTATGGGCTTTAGGTAAAAATGTTATTTTTGATATAGACGTATCGGGAGGGCTACGTATAAAGCGAAAATTTCCAGAGCAAACCTTATCTATTTTTGTTAAACCGCCAAGTATTGATGAGTTAAAAATTAGGTTAAAAAAGCGAAAAACCGAAAGTGATGATAAAATAAATATGCGTGTTGCTAAAGCTAGTGCCGAATTAGCGACTGCTCCTCTTTTTGATGTTATTATAGAAAATGATAATTTAGAAAAAGCATTAAAAGAAGCTGAAGCTGTGGTTGGACATTTTATAATCACAGAAATTAAAAAATAA
- a CDS encoding thioesterase family protein → MYTKQFEIRWSDVDANRHLANSAYTNFMSHTRMAFLIEQGFTMKELATYNIGPVVFYEHMHYFKEAFLGQPITVSLEVSGLSEDGTFFKFDHNFYNHKGENIAFCEMLGAWIDLGARKMTGLPTFLLDLAEHFPKSEEYKRLTKEDTRANGRRPKNLNL, encoded by the coding sequence ATGTACACAAAACAGTTCGAAATACGTTGGAGTGATGTCGATGCCAATAGACATTTAGCCAATTCTGCGTATACTAATTTTATGAGTCATACACGTATGGCCTTTTTAATAGAGCAAGGGTTTACCATGAAAGAATTAGCGACATACAACATTGGTCCTGTAGTTTTTTACGAACACATGCATTATTTTAAAGAAGCCTTTTTGGGGCAGCCCATAACCGTCTCTTTAGAGGTGTCTGGACTAAGTGAAGACGGTACGTTCTTTAAATTCGATCATAATTTTTACAATCATAAAGGTGAGAATATAGCCTTTTGCGAAATGCTTGGCGCATGGATTGATTTAGGCGCAAGAAAAATGACGGGTTTACCTACATTTTTGTTAGACCTAGCAGAGCATTTTCCAAAATCTGAGGAGTATAAAAGGTTGACTAAAGAAGATACGCGAGCGAATGGTAGAAGACCTAAAAACCTAAACCTGTAG
- a CDS encoding TIGR02117 family protein: MTLYLIVGYGLSKISIDEEADAPDEMAIYIKTNGVHTDIILPVKTEQINWSKLIKQEQINNDSNTYEYIAFGWGDKGFYLETPTWSELKFSTAFKATTGLGTTAMHTTYYNRLQENSNCRKIMISKEQYARIISHIEKSFKKDENGFFIKIKTNAHYGYTDAFYEGTGSYSLFKTCNSWANETLKVSGQKACLWTALDSGIFEKYD; encoded by the coding sequence ATAACTTTATATCTTATTGTGGGTTATGGCTTATCTAAAATCAGCATTGATGAAGAAGCCGATGCTCCCGATGAGATGGCTATTTATATTAAAACGAACGGGGTACATACAGACATTATTTTACCTGTAAAGACTGAACAAATAAATTGGAGTAAACTAATAAAGCAGGAGCAGATAAATAATGACAGCAATACCTATGAATACATTGCTTTTGGTTGGGGAGACAAAGGTTTTTATTTAGAAACACCTACCTGGTCTGAATTAAAATTCTCAACGGCATTTAAAGCGACTACTGGTCTTGGCACAACTGCTATGCATACTACTTATTATAATCGTTTACAAGAAAATAGTAATTGCCGTAAAATCATGATAAGTAAGGAACAATATGCCCGCATTATTTCACACATTGAAAAAAGCTTTAAAAAAGACGAAAATGGCTTTTTTATAAAAATCAAAACCAATGCCCATTATGGCTATACAGATGCCTTTTATGAAGGCACTGGAAGTTATAGCTTATTTAAAACCTGCAATAGCTGGGCAAATGAAACTTTAAAAGTTAGCGGACAAAAAGCCTGCCTTTGGACTGCCTTAGATTCGGGTATTTTTGAAAAATACGACTAA
- the nadD gene encoding nicotinate (nicotinamide) nucleotide adenylyltransferase: MNIGLYFGSFNPIHVGHLIIANQLVENSDLDEIWFVVTPHNPFKKKQTLLADYQRLEMVYRATKDYTKLKPTDIEFNLPQPNYTINTLTYLQEKHPKHLFSLIMGEDNLKSFHKWKNYERILQNHSIYVYPRISEGTVETRFTGHKKIHKIDAPIIELSSTMIRKAIQAGKNVKPLLPKNVWEYLDEMNFYR, encoded by the coding sequence ATGAACATTGGTCTCTATTTTGGTTCTTTTAACCCCATACATGTTGGGCATTTAATCATTGCTAACCAACTGGTAGAAAATAGCGATTTGGATGAGATATGGTTTGTAGTAACCCCTCATAATCCTTTTAAAAAGAAGCAGACGTTGTTAGCTGATTATCAACGTTTGGAAATGGTCTATCGTGCGACAAAAGACTACACCAAACTAAAGCCAACTGACATAGAGTTTAATTTACCGCAACCTAATTATACGATTAACACCCTTACTTATCTCCAAGAGAAACACCCAAAACATCTATTCTCTCTTATTATGGGAGAGGATAATTTAAAAAGTTTTCACAAGTGGAAAAATTATGAGCGTATACTTCAAAATCATAGTATTTATGTCTATCCAAGAATTTCTGAAGGCACAGTAGAAACACGGTTTACCGGACATAAAAAGATTCATAAAATTGATGCACCAATCATAGAACTCTCTTCTACCATGATTCGAAAAGCCATACAGGCAGGAAAAAACGTGAAGCCACTATTGCCTAAAAATGTTTGGGAGTACTTAGATGAGATGAACTTTTATAGGTAA
- a CDS encoding YicC/YloC family endoribonuclease: MIHSMTGYGKSVLQLPTKKITIELKSLNSKSLDLNARMPSIYREKELYLRKLMAQELDRGKIDFSIYVEATAEDTSTKINTPVVKQYIQQLKNVVDGDEMDLLKMAVRFPDALNTEREEIDENEWKQIEAEIKNAIKAINEYRLNEGQVLEQDFKNRVESISDLLEQVITMDPERIEGVRERLKKGVEELREKYDENRFEQELVYYIEKFDITEEKVRLKNHLDYFIETLNSKDSNGKKLGFIGQEMGREINTIGSKSNYAPMQQLVVQMKDELEKIKEQLLNVL, from the coding sequence ATGATACATTCAATGACAGGTTATGGTAAATCTGTATTACAATTACCAACAAAGAAAATAACAATTGAGCTTAAATCGCTTAATAGTAAAAGCTTAGACTTGAATGCCAGGATGCCTTCTATTTATAGAGAAAAAGAATTGTATTTGCGTAAATTAATGGCTCAAGAATTAGATCGTGGAAAAATAGACTTCTCGATTTATGTAGAGGCTACTGCCGAGGACACGTCCACTAAAATTAACACTCCTGTTGTAAAACAGTACATACAGCAATTAAAAAATGTAGTTGACGGCGATGAGATGGATTTACTAAAAATGGCTGTACGTTTTCCAGATGCATTAAATACAGAGCGTGAAGAAATAGACGAAAACGAATGGAAGCAAATAGAAGCTGAAATTAAAAACGCCATCAAAGCTATAAATGAGTATCGCTTAAATGAAGGTCAAGTTTTAGAGCAAGATTTTAAAAACCGCGTGGAAAGCATTAGTGATTTATTAGAGCAAGTGATTACTATGGACCCTGAGCGTATTGAAGGTGTTCGTGAACGACTAAAGAAAGGGGTTGAAGAGTTACGCGAGAAATATGATGAAAACCGTTTTGAGCAGGAATTAGTCTATTACATAGAAAAATTTGATATCACAGAAGAAAAAGTAAGATTAAAAAACCACTTAGATTATTTTATAGAAACGCTAAACTCTAAAGATTCTAATGGGAAAAAATTAGGGTTTATAGGTCAAGAAATGGGTAGAGAAATCAACACTATAGGTTCAAAAAGTAATTATGCACCAATGCAGCAATTAGTAGTACAAATGAAGGATGAACTCGAGAAAATTAAGGAACAACTTCTAAATGTACTTTAA